Proteins encoded in a region of the Onychostoma macrolepis isolate SWU-2019 chromosome 20, ASM1243209v1, whole genome shotgun sequence genome:
- the LOC131527407 gene encoding nephrocan-like, translated as MMIFCLFLCVLLYSQHGHCSHICPKNCICEQATSVQCFRAQAVPPIVSNNLKKIHLGYNHLRELKVRDFSGLPGLEEVVLSSGGIEQIDVNVFRSHVLLRTLDLQKNKLRQLPRGLPSGLEILHLGHNRIHSLQESPLEGLKKLRVLNLQNNQISTLRANTLTSLQKLECLYLDGNKIESIHGAPRLPFLNLLRMGNNRISSISSTFFSSLQLLKTLDLSSNRLTKVPHDLPRSLVHLNLDRNQIRSLRNRDMSPLHNLITLSVSSNRLVSVDGGLRLPNLSVCELAGNQLRILPARLTSKLEKLDCRQNNIQEVTFQQLAGMKLLKHLFLENNSIQNFEANALRNCIQLTSLALEQNLLSAIPHGLPETLVRLDLKGNNIDMIHERELKPLRRLQVLNLRNNKLSTLPPLNLPKLKVLYLDGNPWQCSCELLEVKKALLAKDVEIRPDFCSELVHESLDEWRAYVLAQDICEKQTRDLLLESQTEHIDNEEYDDYDL; from the exons ATGATGATATTCTGCCTTTTTCTGTGTGTCTTACTCTACAGTCAACATGGCCACTGCAGCCACATCTGTCCAAAAAACTGCATCTGTGAGCAAGCAACCTCAGTGCAATGTTTCAGGGCTCAGGCTGTACCACCCATCGTCTCAAACAACCTGAAGAAAATACACCTGGGATACAATCATCTCAGAGAGCTGAAG GTCAGAGATTTTTCCGGACTGCCAGGCCTTGAAGAAGTCGTTCTGTCATCTGGTGGAATCGAGCAGATCGACGTCAATGTGTTCAGATCTCACGTGTTGCTAAGAACTCTGGACCTTCAGAAAAACAAGTTGAGACAGCTTCCCCGTGGCCTGCCCTCTGGCCTGGAGATCCTCCATTTGGGCCACAACAGGATACACAGCCTACAAGAGTCGCCCCTGGAGGGCCTCAAGAAGCTGCGGGTCCTGAACCTCCAGAATAACCAGATTAGCACCTTACGCGCAAACACCCTAACATCACTTCAGAAGCTTGAGTGTCTTTATCTGGATGGAAATAAAATCGAATCAATACATGGTGCCCCCAGGTTGCCCTTTCTCAATCTGCTTAGAATGGGAAACAATAGGATCTCCTCCATTTCATCAACGTTCTTCTCTTCACTGCAGCTTCTAAAAACATTAGATTTGTCTTCAAACCGCCTCACCAAAGTCCCTCATGATCTTCCTCGGTCTCTGGTTCATCTGAACTTGGACAGGAATCAGATCCGATCGCTGAGGAATCGTGACATGTCCCCGCTGCACAACCTCATTACCCTTTCTGTCAGCTCTAACAGGCTAGTGTCAGTGGACGGGGGTCTTCGCCTGCCtaatctgtctgtgtgtgagttGGCAGGAAACCAGTTACGAATACTGCCTGCTAGATTGACCTCTAAACTCGAGAAGCTGGACTGCAGGCAGAACAATATCCAGGAAGTCACTTTCCAACAGCTGGCAGGAATGAAACTACTGAAACATCTCTTTTTGGAAAACAACTCCATTCAAAACTTTGAAGCTAATGCCCTGAGAAACTGCATTCAACTAACCAGCCTAGCCTTAGAACAGAATCTGCTTTCTGCTATTCCTCATGG GCTTCCTGAGACACTGGTCCGTTTGGATCTGAAGGGGAACAACATTGACATGATACATGAACGTGAGCTGAAGCCTCTCAGGCGACTGCAGGTGTTAAATCTGCGCAACAACAAACTCTCCACCCTGCCTCCATTGAACCTACCAAAACTAAAAGTTCTATATTTGGATGGAAACCCATGGCAGTGCAGCTGTGAACTCCTCGAGGTCAAAAAGGCCCTTTTAGCAAAGGATGTGGAAATCAGGCCTGATTTCTGCAGCGAGCTTGTCCATGAATCTCTTGATGAATGGCGAGCTTATGTACTGGCACAGGATATCTGTGAGAAGCAGACCAGGGATTTGTTATTGGAGAGCCAAACTGAACACATAGACAATGAGGAATATGATGATTATGATTTGTAA